TGAGAAACCAGGATTCGTATTCATTTCCAACATATAGGGAATTCCATTCATCAAGATAAATTCACTTCTTGAAAATCCGCTCATTCCAAGAGAGTTATAGGCTCTTTTGGAGATTTCTTCTACGCGAATTCTTGTTTCATCATCAATTCTTGCAGGGGTAATTTCTTCGGAAGCCCCTTCGTATTTTGCTTCATAATCGAAGAATTCATTTTGAGGAACAATTTCTGTGATTCCCAGCACAATAGTTTCACCTTTATAATCGATTACACCTACGGAAACTTCCATTCCGTCTAAGAAACTTTCAATTAAAATTTCATCATCTTCTTTGAAGGCAACTTCAGTCGCAGCCAGCAATTCTGATTTTTCTTTCACTTTTGAAATTCCCAAAGATGACCCCGATTGATTGGGCTTTACAAAAACAGGCAATCCAAGATTTTCGATAATTTCATCAACATTGATTTCTTCACCTTTTCTCAAATACACGCTTTTTGCAGAAGGAATTCCGTATTTTGACAATACAGCTAATGTATCTTTTTTATTGAAGGTTAAAGCACTTTGGTAAAAATCACATCCTGTATATTTCTGCCCTATGGCATCCCAATAGGCCTGAAGAATTCCGTTTTCTCCAGGAGTTCCGTGGATGATATTAAAACAAACATCGAATTTTAACGTTTCACCATTATCTAATGTTACCGAAAAATCTCCTTTATTAATGGCGTATTTCTGATCGTTTTCACCTAAAAAATACCACTCATCTTTTAGGATGACTACTTTATATACATTATATAGATCTCTGTCTAAAGAATCATAGATTAATTGACCGCTTTTCAGGGACACCACATATTCGTCTGAATAGCCCCCCATTACTACGGCAACATTTTTTTTGCTCATAACCATATAGTATCAATTAAGGCAAATTTAATCATTTTATATCATGCAATACCTGAAATTCACAAATTTTAAAGCTGAAGATAAAGCCATGAACAGAAATCACTGAGGTGATATTTAAAATGGGCTCTTAAGATACCGCAGTCTCTCTGAAAAAAGTCAGTTTAACAGCTTGACAAAAGGAGTTCAGGGGTTTGTTGTCAGTATAACAATAAGAAGTCTTTTAGGTCGAGTGATATTGCGAGCCGTGAATACTGAGTTTTGTTGTACAAGTCAATTTTGCAGATGAATAAGATACATGATTCACGATTCACGAGTTGCTAATGTGGATTTTGCGTTACAATTAGGAAATGAAATGTGTTAAATAAAAAGCCCATTCTAAAATTATTAGCTATATTTGCCGTTATAATTAAAGTATTTTTAAGTATGCTTAAATCACTTTTCAATTGGAAAGTTTTACTGAATTTAGTTGTGGCCATCGGTGTTTTCGTGGGGTTAGTCTGGCTTACGTTCCGTTGGCTGGAGTACCATACAAAGCATGGTCAGGAAACTCCGGTTCCTAATGTTGTTAATAAATCAGTATACGATGCTGTTAAAATATTGGAAGATGTAGGCTTGGATTATGAGGTAGACAGTGCTACTTACGATCCTAAATACAGACCTTTCCAGGTTTTAAAAATGTCCCCGTCCGCGGGTTCCCGTGTAAAAGACGGAAGAGCCATTCAGTTAAGGGTTAACCCTAGAACATGGGCACCAGTAGCCATTCCGGATGTTATTAATAAATATTCAGGATTAGCATTCCAGAGGATCAGTCAGGTAGGCCTGAAAGTGGGTGATACCATTTACGAACCTAGTATTCAGAAGGATGCCATCATCAGAATGCTCTTTAAAGGAAATGCGGTAAAGCCGGGAACACTGATTCCCCGATTTTCGACGATTGATGTTGTGGTAGGTTCAGGGCCTATGAGAAATATTTCAGTTCCTAACGTGGTGGGGCTTACGGTAAAAGAAGCGAGAGCGGTGATTGCAAGAAGCCTTTTTGAAGTGGGACTTGTAGAGCATGAAGATGGCAGCAAGGATGAATCTGATATTATTTATTATCAGGATCCTGCCGCAGGAGACGTAAGGGACCAGGGGATGCAGATGGATCTTTGGGCGAGTAAGAAAACACCGGCAGAATTGCAGTTTAAGATTGATCAGCTGAATTCTATGTATCGTATGAAAGTAGATACTTCATTACCTCCTGTTCAATATGAAGAAGTTCCGATGCATCACGAACCTGTGTATGAAACACCACCGGCTCCGAAAAAAGAAGCACCGAAACAACCTGAACCTGTAAGGACTGAAGTACCGAAAGCTGTGGCACCGTCACCGGTAAAATCAGCAAATTCTGCAACGGATACAAAACCAAGAACGCCAGCTGGCTCGAATAGCGGTAATTCAGGAAATAATAAACCGGCAAATGCCTCACCGGCAGAAAAACCAAAGGCTAAGAAAGTAGTTGTAGAGTAATACACACTTATTTATAAAAAATATGGGCTTCAACTTTAATTATGTTGGAGCCTTTTGTATAAAAGATTAAATAGAATGTCAGAAGATAACGAAGATTTTTTAGACGAAGAATTATTAGGCTCCGAGAGTATGGAGAATTTTGATATTGACGAGGAGAATAAAGGATTGTATGAGCATCTTAATATTACGGTTGATAAAAGTCAGGAACCTTTAAGAATTGATAAGTTTTTACTGATTTTCAGGCAGAATTCTTCGAGAAATAAAATTTCCCAGACCTGCAGGGCGGGGAATGTCGTCGTTAACGGATTTCCTGTAAAGCAGAATTATCGAGTAAAGCCCGGAGATCAGATTTCTGTTCTGCTGGCACACCCTCCTAGGGAAAATGTTATCGTTCCTCAGAATATTCCTATACATATTGTATACGAAGATGATGATTTGATCGTTGTAGATAAAGAACCAGGAATGGTGGTACATCCGGGGTTTGGAAACTGGGACGGAACACTGGTTAACGCACTGGCCTATCATTTCGAACAAAACGGAGCAAAATCTGATCTCGATAGAGTTGGTTTAGTTCACAGGATTGATAAGGATACTTCCGGATTACTGGTGATTGCCAAGAATGAGTATGCTTTGAGCTTTTTGGCCAAGCAATTTTTCGACAGAAAAACAAAAAGATTGTATTGGGCTTTTGTGTGGGGGAATGTTCAGGATGATGAAGGAACAATTCGCGGGCATATCGGTCGTCATCCGAAAAACAGAATGCAGATGCATACCTATGTAGACGGAAGCCAGGGAAAGCATGCCGTAACGCATTATAAAGTACTGGAAAGATTTAAATACATGACCTGGGTAGAGTGTAAACTGGAAACCGGAAGGACACACCAGATCCGAGCTCATTTTAAACATATAGGTCATACTCTTTTTAATGATGAAAGATATGAAGGACATACCCCTCTGAGAGGAGTGAATCTTCCTAAGTATAAGCAGTTTATCAAAAATGTATTCGAGATTCTGCCCAGACACGCCCTGCATGCGCATACTTTAGGATTTATTCATCCTACCACCAAAAAGGAATTGTATTTTGAAAGCCCAATGCCGAAAGATATGGCGGATGCTGTAAAAAAATGGAGAAATTATTTAGAAAACTAAAAATATATTGAGATTTTTTTTATATTTGTTGAATTGAAATCAAGATTTGTTATGAGAAAACTATATGCTATAGTGTGTTTGGCTCTTTTGTCAAATGCATACAAAGCACAAGAAACATTACCATATTATCAGCAATATCTTCTGGATGGTGAGTTCCTGTTCAACCCTGCACAATACGGTAAAACAGACAATGTTCAGCTCAACCTCAATTATCAAAAACAATTTATAGAATTCAGCGAGTCGCCAAACGTACAATCTATTGGTATGAATGCCAATATTTTTGACAGAGTAGGGGCAGGTATTTCAGTGTTTAGAGATGCAGGTGGTCCTATTTCTGCAGGTGGTATTACAGCAGGTGCTTCTTATTTTATTCCTCTAAGTAGTGAAGGAGACAGAAAAGATCAGTTCTCTTTCGGTACAAGTGTTAGTTTTTATAACATGAATATTGATTATACAAAACTTAATACCAATGATGCTTACGATCCATTGTTACAAGGCAATGAGCAGAATATTTTCATGGCTTATGCCAACTTCGGATTAGCGGCAACATATCATAATATTTTTGCCAATGTATCTGTTAACGATATTGCTTTAACAAATGACGAATCTATCGTTAACGGCCGCGAGCCTTCTCCGATTAAGTTTTTCTTAAACTTAGGATATGACTGGCATGTGGGAGACAATATGTATTTCACGCCGTCAGCATTAATCAACCTTAACACGAACTCTACAAGAACAATTGACTATAATCTTATGGCAACGTTCTTTAATGATATCAACTCATTTTCAGCAGGGATAAGCTACAGATCTGTTCAGAACAGATTTGACAGCCAGCAGCTACAGATTGCCCCGGTGGTTAAAGTTAGATTCAACAAATTTATGGTGGGTGCTACTTATAATATCGGATTGTCTGATATTCAGGAGTATGGCGGAAACTCTTTCATGATTGGTCTAGGATATAACTTCGATAATTTCATTAATCGTAGAGGATATAGATATTAATCAATTTAATTTAAATAAATTTGAGCTCTGATTTTTTCAGGGCTTTTTTTATGATTTATATTCACATTCCGTTCTGTAAGCAGAAATGCAGCTATTGCAATTTTCACTTTTCAACATCTTTGAATTTTAAAGATGAAATGTTGGCTGCCATGAAGAAAGAAATCTTTCTGAGAAAAGATGAGCTACAGAACAAAAATCTGCAGTCTCTATATTTTGGCGGTGGAACTCCTTCAATACTTTCTCCGGACGAAATCAAGTCTTTGATTGATGAAGTGTTGAAATATTTTAGTTTTAATAATGATATTGAAATTACACTGGAAGCTAATCCGGATGATTTAGATAAAAATTTTTTAAAAGGATTATCAAATTCACCGATTAATCGTCTTTCTATCGGAACTCAAAGTTTTTTTGAAGAAGATTTAAAATTAATGAATCGTGCGCACACCGCTTCAGAAGCGGAAGGTTCCATCAAAAGAGCCCAGGATTTTGGCTTTGAAAATTTGAGTATTGATCTTATTTATGGTTCGCCCACTTCGAATTTGGAAATCTGGAAAGAAAATTTAAATAAAACAATAGCGCTGGAAGTGCCGCATATTTCCTCGTATGCTTTAACGGTTGAACCGAAAACAGCCTTAGAAAACTGGATTTCAAAAGGTAAGATTATCAGTCCGAAAGAAGATGAGCAGAATAAAGAATTCTATTATTTATCGGATTTTCTGAAGGATAAGGGCTTTGAGCACTACGAGGTTTCAAATTTCGCTAAACCGGATCTTTATTCAAAGCATAACTCTGCCTATTGGAAATACAACGAGTATCTGGGTATCGGTCCGTCTGCGCATTCTTATAATGGTTTTGATGTGAGAAGCTGGAATATTGCTCATAATCAGCAGTATATAAAAAAAATAAATTTAGGTCTTTTGGCTAAAGAGGAAGAGCTGTTATCTCAGGAAGATCAGTTTAACGAAATGGTAATGATAGGTTTAAGAACAGTTTGGGGTGTAGATTTGGACAATTTAAATAATAAATTTTCTGAAAAAATTCTGGATCATTTCAGACATGAAATTAAATCTAAAACGGAAACAGGACATTTAATTATAGAAAATGATCATCTGAAAATTCCCGAAAAGCACTGGTTTATGGCGGATGGTATTGCTTCGGATTTATTTATCGTATAGTTGGGAAGGTCGAAAATGAAAGAACGGTTTGTGAAAAACTTCCGGTATCCGGCTTCAGGCATTCAACAATTTCACTATTTTTGTATAAAATTT
The sequence above is a segment of the Chryseobacterium sp. MYb264 genome. Coding sequences within it:
- a CDS encoding D-alanine--D-alanine ligase, whose protein sequence is MSKKNVAVVMGGYSDEYVVSLKSGQLIYDSLDRDLYNVYKVVILKDEWYFLGENDQKYAINKGDFSVTLDNGETLKFDVCFNIIHGTPGENGILQAYWDAIGQKYTGCDFYQSALTFNKKDTLAVLSKYGIPSAKSVYLRKGEEINVDEIIENLGLPVFVKPNQSGSSLGISKVKEKSELLAATEVAFKEDDEILIESFLDGMEVSVGVIDYKGETIVLGITEIVPQNEFFDYEAKYEGASEEITPARIDDETRIRVEEISKRAYNSLGMSGFSRSEFILMNGIPYMLEMNTNPGFSPASILPQQAKIYGISITDLCGNEVEKALKKK
- a CDS encoding PASTA domain-containing protein — its product is MLKSLFNWKVLLNLVVAIGVFVGLVWLTFRWLEYHTKHGQETPVPNVVNKSVYDAVKILEDVGLDYEVDSATYDPKYRPFQVLKMSPSAGSRVKDGRAIQLRVNPRTWAPVAIPDVINKYSGLAFQRISQVGLKVGDTIYEPSIQKDAIIRMLFKGNAVKPGTLIPRFSTIDVVVGSGPMRNISVPNVVGLTVKEARAVIARSLFEVGLVEHEDGSKDESDIIYYQDPAAGDVRDQGMQMDLWASKKTPAELQFKIDQLNSMYRMKVDTSLPPVQYEEVPMHHEPVYETPPAPKKEAPKQPEPVRTEVPKAVAPSPVKSANSATDTKPRTPAGSNSGNSGNNKPANASPAEKPKAKKVVVE
- a CDS encoding RluA family pseudouridine synthase: MENFDIDEENKGLYEHLNITVDKSQEPLRIDKFLLIFRQNSSRNKISQTCRAGNVVVNGFPVKQNYRVKPGDQISVLLAHPPRENVIVPQNIPIHIVYEDDDLIVVDKEPGMVVHPGFGNWDGTLVNALAYHFEQNGAKSDLDRVGLVHRIDKDTSGLLVIAKNEYALSFLAKQFFDRKTKRLYWAFVWGNVQDDEGTIRGHIGRHPKNRMQMHTYVDGSQGKHAVTHYKVLERFKYMTWVECKLETGRTHQIRAHFKHIGHTLFNDERYEGHTPLRGVNLPKYKQFIKNVFEILPRHALHAHTLGFIHPTTKKELYFESPMPKDMADAVKKWRNYLEN
- a CDS encoding PorP/SprF family type IX secretion system membrane protein, which translates into the protein MRKLYAIVCLALLSNAYKAQETLPYYQQYLLDGEFLFNPAQYGKTDNVQLNLNYQKQFIEFSESPNVQSIGMNANIFDRVGAGISVFRDAGGPISAGGITAGASYFIPLSSEGDRKDQFSFGTSVSFYNMNIDYTKLNTNDAYDPLLQGNEQNIFMAYANFGLAATYHNIFANVSVNDIALTNDESIVNGREPSPIKFFLNLGYDWHVGDNMYFTPSALINLNTNSTRTIDYNLMATFFNDINSFSAGISYRSVQNRFDSQQLQIAPVVKVRFNKFMVGATYNIGLSDIQEYGGNSFMIGLGYNFDNFINRRGYRY
- the hemW gene encoding radical SAM family heme chaperone HemW is translated as MIYIHIPFCKQKCSYCNFHFSTSLNFKDEMLAAMKKEIFLRKDELQNKNLQSLYFGGGTPSILSPDEIKSLIDEVLKYFSFNNDIEITLEANPDDLDKNFLKGLSNSPINRLSIGTQSFFEEDLKLMNRAHTASEAEGSIKRAQDFGFENLSIDLIYGSPTSNLEIWKENLNKTIALEVPHISSYALTVEPKTALENWISKGKIISPKEDEQNKEFYYLSDFLKDKGFEHYEVSNFAKPDLYSKHNSAYWKYNEYLGIGPSAHSYNGFDVRSWNIAHNQQYIKKINLGLLAKEEELLSQEDQFNEMVMIGLRTVWGVDLDNLNNKFSEKILDHFRHEIKSKTETGHLIIENDHLKIPEKHWFMADGIASDLFIV